CAAACAGAAGAATCGTCAGAAGAACAGGTAGACAGCTACTACTTACCACCTGAAGGATGGCGTTGCATCTACTCGCGCCACCATGAAACGATGGTTGTGCGGATTACGACATCAGATGGCATCGTCGGGTATGGTGAAGGACAAAGTCCCGTTTCTCCGCGCACATCGAAGACAATCGTTGAGGATCTCTGTCGTCCGATACTGATGGACCAAGACCCGTTTGACGTGGAATACCTTTGGCAACGGATGTTCACGGCGATGCGGGAGCGTGGACACTATACCGGCTTTTTCATCGATGCACTCGCGGGGTGTGACATTGCGCTCTGGGACGTTATTGGGAAAGCGACAGGGAAACCCGTTCACAAAGTACTGGGTGGACGCTACCGCGATCGGATCCCTTTATACGCCGGTGTGGGCGGTAGCACCCCGGAAGGGGCGGTGATACAAGCGGCGAAGCATGTCTCACAGGGATATGGCGGGTTGAAGATTCACTCGACACACAGTCGTGCCGAGATTTTGGATATCGTCGCCGCTGTGCGCGAAGAGGTCGGTCCAAAGATTAAGTTAATGGTGGACCTCCATACCCAATACAGTGTCCCAGAGGCGACGCTGCTCGGACGCGGGCTTGAGGAATTAGACGTGATGTGGTTGGAGTCGCCGACGGCACCGGAGGACATCCCCGGACAAGCGGCATTGGCACAGGCACTGGATATGTCAGTCGCGATTGGGGAATGGACACGCACACGCTTTGAGTTACGGGAGGTATTTGAACGTCGCGCCTGCGACATTACCATGCCCGATATTGCCCGCACAGGGCTCACAGAGGGGAAACGCATCGCAAGCCTCGCCGATACCTATAACATTCCAGTGACACCGCACATCGGAGGCGGTGGCATCCTCTCGATCGCCGCAACGGTGCAATTTTCAGCGACGATCCCTAACTTCCTCATTATGGAGCATTCCCCAGAAGCGTATGAATCGAAAGGGCAGATCACCACACGAAAACCGATGATTGAAGACGGTGCCTTCGTCCTTGATGATATGCCCGGACTCGGTATTGTTATTGATACAGAAGCGTTAGAAGCCTTCGCTATTGACAGTTAATATCCAAACGCTGCGATTTTCTATGACTGACAACAGATGGCTGACGGCTGACGGCTATTAATACCCTTTTTCCTTATCCACAACGTTCGCGAGCGGTTCGCCGTTCACGTATTTGTGCATGTTGTCGATGAAGAGCTCCATTGCACGTTTGGCGATATTCTGCGACGCACCAGCGGTATGGGACGTTAAAATCACATTCGGGAGCGTCCATAATGGATTGTCTTCTGGACACGGCTCCGTATAGGTCACATCCAACCCCGCACCCGCCAGTTTCCCGCTTTTCAGCGCGGCGATCAGCGCATCTTCGTCGACCACTTTACCACGACTGACGTTAATAAAGTAGCATCCATCTGGTAAGGCATCGAATTCCGCATGCGATAGCAACTTGTGCGTCTGAGGTGTGATTGGACAGCAGACCGTCAGAACGTCGCTCCGAGACAAGAATTCCGGGAGCCAGTCGAGTTGCCCCAATTCATCGACGGTGTCCGGCTTCTCCATCGGTTCGGGATCGACAGCAATCACATGGAAGTCGAAGGCTTGGGCACGTTGCGCGACCGCTCTGCCGATACCGCCAAGTCCGAGAATTCCCATCGTCATGCCCGATACCTCAACGCATTGTGTCCACTTCCACTCTTTATCACGCATCAAATCGAGTTGTGTATTGATGCCCCGTGTGAGTGAGAGTAACAACGCGAAGGCGTGTTCGGCGAGTTGGGGTCCATACAGACGCTTGCTGTTTATCAGTGTGATCGGACTCTCTTTGAAGGCGGGATACATTGACCGTTCCACCCCCACGAACGGCTGCATAACCCACTGTAGCGATGTCGCATGTGGGAGGGCATC
This sequence is a window from Candidatus Poribacteria bacterium. Protein-coding genes within it:
- a CDS encoding mandelate racemase/muconate lactonizing enzyme family protein: MKITHVEAFALRYQTEESSEEQVDSYYLPPEGWRCIYSRHHETMVVRITTSDGIVGYGEGQSPVSPRTSKTIVEDLCRPILMDQDPFDVEYLWQRMFTAMRERGHYTGFFIDALAGCDIALWDVIGKATGKPVHKVLGGRYRDRIPLYAGVGGSTPEGAVIQAAKHVSQGYGGLKIHSTHSRAEILDIVAAVREEVGPKIKLMVDLHTQYSVPEATLLGRGLEELDVMWLESPTAPEDIPGQAALAQALDMSVAIGEWTRTRFELREVFERRACDITMPDIARTGLTEGKRIASLADTYNIPVTPHIGGGGILSIAATVQFSATIPNFLIMEHSPEAYESKGQITTRKPMIEDGAFVLDDMPGLGIVIDTEALEAFAIDS
- a CDS encoding D-2-hydroxyacid dehydrogenase, with amino-acid sequence MLKDAPAEMEISFLSEGEQLKDHISDTEILYGVVSEDALPHATSLQWVMQPFVGVERSMYPAFKESPITLINSKRLYGPQLAEHAFALLLSLTRGINTQLDLMRDKEWKWTQCVEVSGMTMGILGLGGIGRAVAQRAQAFDFHVIAVDPEPMEKPDTVDELGQLDWLPEFLSRSDVLTVCCPITPQTHKLLSHAEFDALPDGCYFINVSRGKVVDEDALIAALKSGKLAGAGLDVTYTEPCPEDNPLWTLPNVILTSHTAGASQNIAKRAMELFIDNMHKYVNGEPLANVVDKEKGY